The Ananas comosus cultivar F153 linkage group 4, ASM154086v1, whole genome shotgun sequence region TGATTGACGTGTCTGTAGTGTGGAAGGGAAGGAAGttgaaataatttatgaatttattGTTGTTACTGGGCACTTATTCCGTGTCTATCGATACTTTTAAGGCAGAAATTGCACCAGGGTACCCTACCTATAAGTAGGTTTAAGATTTCTCCCTAATCTTGTAATTGCTATGGTTGATTGTAATCTTGATGCaatcttctttgttttttttccttttgttttaattttaattttttaattttttaattttttgcttttaattaTATTCCCCTATTTGATTGGATGGAATGGCCCCAAAGTTGCGGCATGAGAAGTTTTAAAATTGCTTTAATGATAGTTAGATAACGATTATTTGGATATTTCCATCCAATTTGATTTAGGAACTTGTTCGAAAGAATAAGATTGCAACAAATTACAAAGTTTATTGACACAATTATATGTATTGACAGTTTGCTGACCAAATTGAAGCTCTAAAACTAGGTAAAAAGTTGGACCATTTGGTGTAATTTACTGTATGTTTAAAATGGTGTAAAACATATAGACCTTACCTATAACCCATTTTTGAAATGGGTACCTAAGACCTCGTTTGCTATTGTTGCCACTTTTTTGGTTTGGTCCTGTTAAAACTTAACACTTTCTATTAGAAAAAATTACAGGATAATCTAACAAATTGTGAAGGATAGTATTTAAATCCAAGTAACTGCAAAATTAGGTtgtaaaatcaaatattttggaAGTGTAGATACCCATTTCTTTTCTCAATACATTATAGTTCAGGTAaggtttttatcttttcaaattccAAAGCCTATCGACATTTCCAAATTAACACAAATGGATTCGGATTCTACAGGTGATTGATGATAACGAGGATGAGAGCTCAGATGAGGAAGAGTCGGAAATGGCGGTGGATGAGGCCCCGTCAACAGCGATGGCTGAGGACCACCATCCTAAGCCGGCAAAAGCAGTCCCAGATGAAGAAGGATGGTCTGTCGTCGCTCCAAGGCGCAGCCGAGGTAACCGATCAGGATGAAGCTGGAGCCAAGAGGATATTACGATACGTAGAATGTCATTACTGTCATTTTTGTGGTTGAGTTTCTGGTTGGTTTTCTCTTGAATTTTCTGTTATATGTATATGCACACTGAGTTATTGTTGCGACAAAATCTTTTcttctactttttctttctttcccttaGTTTACCTGGTAAGTTCTTATGTAAACTGAAACCATTGAAAATCCTGCTGTGAGTTGGCGCCAATTTGGCTCAGCAATAACTGCTTACATAGAAATGTTGTTTGAGTAGAAATATTCGAAGAAGTACAAACAATTTTTAGGTTAGGTCTTTTCAACTGCTTCCTGCAGAAATTGGGAGTAACTGTTATTGGGGTGGAGGGTGGAGTGATTTTTTATGGTGCTTTTTTATTAATGCTATCTGGAGAAGTATCATCTAAAAATTTGCTTGCTTCTCTTTACAGCAAAATTAAaagctccaaattggagtttgtGCTTTTGGGGCATAGAATGTCATTTTGGCTTTCCCCCTGTAGCACAAGTTCTAAATTTTGTTTGGTGGATCTTCTATTAAAGGCTATTACTTCTAAAAGCAGAAGCAGGAATGGTCCAAACAAGTCCTTGGAAGGATTATGTAGGACTAAATTGTTTTGTGAAATGGCTTAAAATGATTGTAAGAATAACTTTTGTTGTTGGTTCTTTCATAATGTTTTAGCGGAAgccaaaaacgaaaaaaaaaaagaagaagagaaaaagtaagATCTCTTGTTGTACTCCAAAATTTTTAGCTCTTGCAAACTCAAATTTTTCGTGATTCAAAGATAAAAAACGATCGAAACAAGAGAGATTTTTATGGACTTTTAAAATCTATTCCATCGTTATAAACTGTTGATGTCTAGCTGACTGATcatatagataaaaaattataaattttggggaggtttttttttttttttttgtaaaagcaAAAAGTATTCTGTTTCTCACTATGAACGTATTTTTCTTCCCATTTTATTTGAGTTATGCATCTAGAGTTTAAGCATAATTTATCCGCATTGTCCGATATAGACGGCGCAGATTAATTTGGCTAAAATTCAGGGACAAGAACAATCCCATGNTTggggaggttttttttttttttttttgtaaaagcaAAAAGTATTCTGTTTCTCTACACTAATATGTTTTTAAATTCGTGATTTTTCATACATGCATCTAGAGTTTAAGCATAATTTATCCGCATTGTCCGATATAGACGGCGCAGATTAATTTGGCTAAAATTCAGGGACAAGAACAATCCCATGCATAGTGAACCCGctttggtttattttattttattttattttatttcatcagGAGGCGCAATTAGGTCTCTTCGTGAACATTAAACACCGATTGAGAAGTGAGTAAGGAAGAACCTGAGAAACCccctaaaaccctaattcccctcgtccctactctctctctctctctctctctctctctctctccgatcgTCCGCGGACCCCCAAGAGGATCGTCAAAAGCTTAGGTTTGGTTGGATGCAAATTACTTTATTTGTCTTCGTTAAGCATTTGATGTTTAGCATTATTTGATTCCGAGTTGAATTTGatagggagagagggggagcgATGGTGCTTAGGACTTCTGTTTTGTATGCATTTTAGGTGTTTGTTCGAATGCCTCGATGACTTTACCCtttttaactataaaaaaaaagtggtcGGCTAACTTTAAATTGAGCTATTTATCACTTTTTCTAGCATTTGAAGTTGACATTATTGGATTTTTAAGCATGCCTTTTAAGTGTTTGATCAAATGCCTCAAGGACTTTATCCTtctaacttcaaaaaaaaagggttggtTAAATCTACGGCGTCGTAATTTGATATACCGGCAAAAGGATTTTTCTCTTGTTGTCATGGTTAGTTAGCTTGTGCAATGCACCTCGGCTAACTGAGGAATTACAACTTCTTTTAGAAAAATCTTGAAAGCCAAACAAATGTTTCTTCCAAGTTTTTGTACTCTATTGCCTAATAAATAAGTTGGACGTAAGGGATTGCAAGCATTTCACCATTCCCTCCCTCACTATTTCATGCCgaaattctattaaaaaaaaaaacagcaatgATACTAAACAAGGCCTAAATTGCTTTTATTATCACTGTCTAGAACTTGAACTTGGCATTATTGGATTCCAAGAGCTGAATCTATTGGAGAGGATGTCCATGGTTTCAGTTATGTAGGCAGTAGGCGTACTAGACGTTTGTCAAAGTGTCCAAGTGACTCCTCGCCCGCTTGATCTTAAAGAAGCAGGATCATAGCAATCAAGTGTTTCTCTTATTAATGGTTTTAATCTGAGAGTGGAACCAACAATAGCGTTGTTTTGTAAAAGTTCATATCTATATATGCTAATGATGACGCGCATATTTGGATATTTTGCATTTTTGACCTGTTTTTTTTTATGCCATGCAGGCTGATCATGGGTTCACTAAGAATTGGATTTCTTAAGCGCTTGAACGAGGTTTTAACACAGCCTCGAACTTCATTTGGTGGGTATATACTTTGGGACTTCTCCTTACGGATTATCATTAAACTTTTGCATGATTATCCATTTTCATGTCTCATACATATCAAATAGAAAGGAGCATATCTTTTAAATAGCAAATTATCTCGCATAAAACCTCTACTATAAGATCATATATATTAACCGAAAACGTATAAATTGTTACTTTGCTTTCTGTAGGCATTCATAGAAGCTTAAAAGCATGGAACTCCACCATGTCATTTGATGAGTTTGCAGAGAAGAATGACATggacgatgatgatgatcctATAGTTGACAAGAGAAACTTGGAACCCCAAAGTGTTGATCCAAAAAAAGGTTGGAATTTCAGAGGTGTGCACAAGGTACCACTCTCGTACCAAAAGAATGCTAGATTTGAGCTGTATATGCAACGAAGGAtaggttaaaaataattttattcctTGAAGTTTGAGCCAAATGCAATTATGTTCTTGGTACTGGACTTTTGGCTACTAGTTCCTAAAACTTGTCTTGCAGTAAGTCCTTTTTTAGTGTTATTAGGTTTTGCTCATGTGGCATTAGTGGGTGCAGAGGAACCTTGGCATTAGTGGGTGGAGAGGAACCTTGCTTACCATTTTGAAGACGGAAAATTAGTGGAAGGACTTAATTGTCATGCAGAGCCAACTTTAGGGATTAATTGGTTAAAATTGGAAGCCTGAGAACGAATTCTATTTGGATCTTCAGGGACTAAACTTGTAACTAACCTTGTAAAACTCTTTAACTTTTGTTGACATAaacatttttcctttttttcttttttcttttgatgggGTAGGCAATTATTTGTGGCAAAATTGGGCAACCTCCGCTGCAGAAAATATTGAGGAACGGTAAAACCGTCACTATATTCACTGTTGGAACAGGGGGTATGTTTGATCAAAGAATTATTGGAGGAGAGAACCTTCCAAGGCCAGCACAGTGGCACCGAATAGCAGTTCATAACGAGCAACTTGGTGCATATGCTGTTCAGCAATTAGTGAAGAAGTATGTAGGGTTGTTTCACAACTGAATTTGTTTGTGATACTTCTTTCTTGAGGTTCTCTCTTACTTAGATATCGTAACTAGACCAGAGTAAAACTGGCCATACTTGTCCAACCTAGTCCGCTGGGCCTGGTTTTTTGTGGGTTGGATCAAGCCATGCCAAGGTCATGTGGTGGAGCCTGGTCTCAAAATGAGAGGGCCACTAAAATTGGACTGGGCACGGGTATTCCATTTCCTTATGCTCAGCCCCGGTCACTAGGGTTGGCTAAGGTGATTTTGGACCAGCCTTTGACTTCAAGTAGCTATAAAAACATTTCAGGCCTGGCAAATTTTACCCAGCCCGAAACCTGGCCCAGGCTTTGCTCAAGTCTAATTACAAATTTGGGGTTTTACTTATGTATCTCTCTGAAATAATCTGTTTATGTACACATCCCTCTAAAacctgaattttcatatataccccTTGGAAGTGCAGATTGTTACAATATCTTCAGTGTGGGGTTCATTCAATTCATTGGGTACGCTGGCTTTTTGTTAGAAAAGTTTTATTCTTGAAAGCATTCAGTAAGTAAAATAGAGCTTATATTGGGTACttatgaaaattcaaaattttcaggGATATACGCGTAAATAGATTATATTTTATGGGAAGTACTCAAATATTTCTAGAGGTTTAATCATATATTTGGTTTTCATTTTCCCATATCTTCTTGACTATTTCCTTTTAATCTTTTGGTGCCCCTTCAGTTCTGCAGTTTTTGTTGAAGGGGATATTGAGACTAGAGTTTATAATGACAACATCAATGGTCAAGTAAAAAATATACCTGAGATATGCGTGCGACGTGATGGTACGTTAGTTACTCTCTTTaacgagattttttttttaaccttaatattcttatttcatttagaccaatTTGATATACATTTTGCCCAGGCTCtgttttttttatatccatTAACTTCAGTTTGATTTATACTTCACAATCTAAacatcataaatttattttgcgttacttaattatttataagcACTAGGCCGAAGAAAAGTTTAAGTTGGACATGCTTATAAACTCAGCATGGTACTGTTAAACTTTCTTGATTACTAAAGCATGTCTTGATCTATAAACCTTTGGGGTTGTGAAAAACAATCCGGGCATATAGTTGATGTTTAAATTACCAATTGCAAGATAGCTAGTATGAATACTCAAATGTTTTTGCAATATGTCATTTTATTTTCTGCTCATTCTTGGATATTTATTGATACACTGCTTTGTTTCCATTTTCATTCTAAACAAGATAgctcatcaatttttttttttttgcttttgtccATTTTTATCTAAACGGTACATCATTTAAAAACTTGTACCTTTTTGCAGGCAAGGTTCGTTTGATTAAATCTGGGGATGTTGCTTCCAGTATATCATTGGATGAGCTAAGTATGTTCGTTTTCAAAACTTTTCTTCTGGTTTTTAGCCTAACTCTACTTTTCCTCTAATTGAAATTTCAATCTCTAGAGGTAATCCAAACATCTAGGCTATCCTTGGCAGTGAATGTTGGAAATGTTttaataattattcttattgGTTGTGTTGCTGAATAGATTTATTACTGGAAGCAATATATGACATTTCAACACCgttattttgtttacttttgaCTTAAACAATTTCTAATGAATAAGCAAAGTTGGTTCTTGTTGCTTGTATGCACCTGACATTAAAGCTTAAAGCATTTCAGTACTGTAAGATTATCATGTTATGAGATTGTTAAATGGAATCAGGTACTTCTAATTCATGAAAAATTCATTGCGCACAAACGAgagtagagatatatttgttcCGATAGCATTTCGTTGATAATTGCTCTCGAGTTACAATAACATATCACTTTATGGTGGCAGGGGATGGATTATTCTAAGTGGTTCCAGCCGGTTAAACTTGCCTACTGTATCACTTCAAGAATTATGTACTAGAAGGTCGATCATGGCTTCATCGACCTGAATTATGATCTTGTTTTTCTCCTCTTATGTCATACGTTCCAATGGGAGATTTGTGAACACTTACAAGCCTCTGgcaaaaagatatttttaaggTAACGTAGGTTAAACTTCTATTCTCTTGTGTCTTCTTTTAGGACTTCTGCAAAATCGTCTGCTTGCATATCTACTGCTATAATATCTGAATTTTCACGTATATCCCTCGATAGTGAAGTTTGGTATTTCCATATGTGCCCTTCCAAagtgtgtgtgtatatttatatataaacccTACCCTATCAGGGTTATATGCGTAAAGacattttttttggcaaatatTCAGGAGTAGTCGTGGAAATACCTAAAACTAGTAGTACATAgtgaaataaatatttcacaCTGTAGGTAGGTGAAAGACTGCGGTCTGATTCTGGTCATTCGGCTCTTATCATAGAAAGTTGAAATAATTTAGAATCCCGGAAGCAAACGCCGCAATTTGAAGCTCTGTCTGTCTTCTCTGTAGCTGAAAGCTGCTAAGGagaatattaatgaaaaaggtTGCTAGTGCTTTTTCCGAAGCCTTTGTTTCTGCTGCAGGGAGGGGCATAGGGGGGGGGAtgatattaatgaaaaagctgtTTGTTTCTTCTTCGTATAATTGCACTTCTAGAAGCACTTCTCCTGAAGCTCCAGGCCCTCAATTACTGAAGGAAGGAAATCATACAGCAAGCCAAGTGACCAGCTATGAAAGCTAAAATAGATCAGATCATTTTTGTGCTTCACCAAGTGTCTCTCTCCACTAGGAATTTTGCTACTATGAGTACTCAGCTAGAGATGTAAGTGGATTTGGGTTGGTGGAGATCCCGTGCCAATCGGGCCGATAAGTGTGagccaaaaataagaaaaaaataatctgCCTCAAATTTGTCCTGATCAGCTAAGAAATAGAGTGGGAGGCGGGGACTTTTATTTCTTCCTTTGATTCAGATCCGTCTAAAATCCGCTTCAGTCTTATTACCCCATTCTTAATGAAGCGGCCGGTAAGTGGGGAAAAAAGTAGAGTAAAATTCAATCCGCTCGGAATCCGTCCCAACCTATCAAGAAAATGGCTCCCTCCCGTTTGTATCCCATTCACTTTAAACTTTTTCAGTAATAAATTTGTTTCCtcttttctccaaaaaaaaaaaaaaaagaaagaaagaaaaaggaattcTTTGTCGGCACGTTATAGGATCTCCCCCAACAAATTGCAATTTGGTTCCTAATTTATCATTTAAACAAAAGAGTCCCTTATTTTATCTATTTAGGTGGAATGCAAGGGACCACATTGTGATTCCTCAATGGTTTGGATACAGTTCTTACATTTTTGTCATACACTTTGTAGTgctttttatgtatatatatatatatatagagagagagagagagagagagagagagacgagagaggcTGGTAGATGCgttatggaagcacggaaggttccgtgcttccactttgttttcgatgtcgtcgactttcgaatcgacgatcggctccgttagatttgatctagagtatttgaagtttatctagaaataaattttgtgatttttcaatatattgcttagtgatcgaagtggctcaaaatcaacggctgaaaataaaaatcttacaaatattatgatatgacattaaaattttagatcaaagttattgatcttgttttattggatataagaattttctattaaaatttcatgtgaatttggatatttctacatctTTAAACTTGGCAActggctcaccacggccattaaaattattgattttgagctccttcgatcactaggcaaatgatattgaaaaatcataaaatttatttttcaggtacttcaaatactctagatcaactctaacggagccgattgtcgattcgaaagtccgaatatcgaaaacaacttggaagcacggaagcactgaaggctccgtgcttccataagcataccagcccactatatatatatatatatatatatataaaacatgacACTTGATATGGGGACCATTTTGATTCTTTGAGGA contains the following coding sequences:
- the LOC109708401 gene encoding single-stranded DNA-binding protein, mitochondrial isoform X2, with amino-acid sequence MGSLRIGFLKRLNEVLTQPRTSFGIHRSLKAWNSTMSFDEFAEKNDMDDDDDPIVDKRNLEPQSVDPKKGWNFRGVHKAIICGKIGQPPLQKILRNGKTVTIFTVGTGGMFDQRIIGGENLPRPAQWHRIAVHNEQLGAYAVQQLVKNSAVFVEGDIETRVYNDNINGQVKNIPEICVRRDGKVRLIKSGDVASSISLDELRDGLF
- the LOC109708401 gene encoding single-stranded DNA-binding protein, mitochondrial isoform X1 codes for the protein MHFRLIMGSLRIGFLKRLNEVLTQPRTSFGIHRSLKAWNSTMSFDEFAEKNDMDDDDDPIVDKRNLEPQSVDPKKGWNFRGVHKAIICGKIGQPPLQKILRNGKTVTIFTVGTGGMFDQRIIGGENLPRPAQWHRIAVHNEQLGAYAVQQLVKNSAVFVEGDIETRVYNDNINGQVKNIPEICVRRDGKVRLIKSGDVASSISLDELRDGLF